A genomic region of Salinibacter pepae contains the following coding sequences:
- the treS gene encoding maltose alpha-D-glucosyltransferase yields MPDDFLDDPLWYKDAVIYELHVRSFYDSNNDGYGDFRGLREKLPYLESLGVNTLWLLPFLESPLRDDGYDTADYFKVLPIHGDLDDFRAFLDDAHARGMRVITELVLNHTSDQHPWFQEARDPDSDKHDWYVWSDTDERYDDVRVIFTDTEDSNWAWDPKAEKYYWHRFFSHQPDLNFDNPEVREKMKEVMFFWLDMGVDGLRLDAVPYLFEREGTSSENLPETIAYVKELRAAVEERYGPGKVLLAEANQWPEDTLPYFGEDADGDSTGVQMAFNFPVMPRLYMALRRENRRPIVEMLDLTSGIPDDAQWALFLRNHDELTLEMVTDEERDYMYHEYGADDRFRINVGIRRRLTPLLGGERRRIELMNALLLSLKGSPIIYYGDEIGMGDDPFLGDRNGVRTPMQWSPDKNGGFSRAPHHKLFMPPINRGKYSYEFVNVEDAEADPYSLLHFMRRLIALRQQHKNIFGRGSLELLPVENQSILAFLREYEGERILVVNNLSRFTQSVHIPAREDLQGLAPVELSGQSAFPPIDNDDYHLTVGPHHFYWFKLVPKEDVQRDDTRRSGLQPLEDKNGRTRPVLPVAEGLQNVLVPTMAQRRGPEQIEALLPEFINEQRWFGGKGEGIEGVEVEDAVRLQSDPVVYLSVLRVDLPEDTSFYTLPLMAAPEPEAPDILDEHPNATLAWLEVDDTEERRLVYDATVNPQFWATLFRWWQRGGTGRSLKGLYTAEPSEAMGNEPPHDVRLFTGEQSNTSAIVNNDYFLKLYRRLEEGPNPEKELLEHLTDVEFTFSPRLHGTLHFRRRRRQYTLGVLQEALAVDADAWSYALSCTTTFLDRVENSPFPHEQAKNTGPSADGPHWTADRFSEATVPVWLEDLAPELISFARTLGVRTAEMHHALARAGGDDMRPIEAPTDAGAELGARIRTEMEETRALLDRQPDPASGHVPSDPAWRAARDRLAPLNDVPGTHDRIRIHGDYHLGQLLRAEGDIYVLDFEGEPTRPLEERRRRKNALRDVAGMLRSLEYAVLASWQDHADVDPDYEPWIDALLYWTETTFLDAYADTTGDAAFLPAAPARYSFLWAFLLDKALYEVRYELHHRPDWAWLPLHGLHRLLAPRDATASDPLDA; encoded by the coding sequence ATGCCCGACGACTTCCTCGACGACCCCCTCTGGTACAAGGACGCCGTCATCTACGAGCTGCACGTCCGCAGCTTCTACGACTCGAACAACGACGGCTACGGGGACTTTCGAGGGCTTCGCGAAAAGCTGCCCTACCTCGAATCACTGGGCGTCAACACCCTCTGGCTGCTCCCCTTCCTGGAGAGCCCGCTCCGAGACGACGGCTACGACACCGCCGACTACTTCAAGGTCCTGCCGATCCACGGCGACCTCGACGACTTCCGGGCCTTTCTCGACGACGCCCACGCCCGCGGCATGCGGGTCATCACGGAGCTGGTGCTGAACCACACCTCCGACCAGCACCCCTGGTTTCAGGAGGCGCGCGACCCGGACTCCGACAAGCACGACTGGTACGTCTGGAGCGACACGGACGAGCGGTACGACGACGTCCGTGTCATCTTCACCGACACGGAGGATTCGAACTGGGCGTGGGACCCGAAGGCGGAGAAGTACTACTGGCACCGCTTCTTCTCCCACCAGCCCGACCTCAATTTCGACAACCCCGAGGTCCGGGAGAAGATGAAGGAGGTCATGTTCTTCTGGCTCGACATGGGGGTGGACGGCCTCCGGCTCGACGCGGTGCCCTACCTCTTCGAACGGGAGGGCACCAGTAGTGAGAACCTGCCCGAGACGATCGCCTACGTGAAGGAACTGCGCGCCGCCGTGGAGGAGCGCTACGGGCCCGGCAAGGTGCTTCTGGCGGAGGCCAACCAGTGGCCCGAGGACACGCTTCCCTACTTCGGCGAGGACGCGGACGGGGATAGCACCGGCGTACAGATGGCCTTCAACTTTCCCGTCATGCCGCGGCTCTACATGGCGCTGCGGCGCGAGAACCGGCGGCCAATCGTGGAGATGCTCGACCTGACCAGCGGCATCCCCGACGACGCGCAGTGGGCCCTCTTCCTCCGCAACCACGACGAGCTCACCCTCGAGATGGTGACCGACGAGGAGCGGGACTACATGTACCACGAGTACGGCGCCGACGATCGCTTCCGCATCAACGTGGGCATTCGGCGCCGCCTGACGCCCCTGCTCGGGGGCGAGCGCCGCCGCATCGAGCTCATGAACGCGCTGCTGCTGAGCCTCAAAGGGAGCCCCATCATCTACTACGGCGACGAGATCGGAATGGGCGACGACCCCTTCCTCGGCGACCGCAACGGGGTGCGCACCCCCATGCAGTGGAGCCCCGACAAGAACGGCGGCTTCTCGCGGGCCCCGCACCACAAGCTGTTCATGCCGCCCATCAACCGGGGCAAGTACAGCTACGAGTTCGTGAACGTGGAGGACGCGGAGGCGGACCCGTACTCGCTGCTCCACTTCATGCGCCGCCTCATCGCCCTCCGGCAGCAACACAAAAACATCTTCGGCCGGGGCAGCCTCGAGCTCCTGCCCGTGGAGAACCAGTCCATCCTCGCGTTTCTCCGCGAGTACGAGGGCGAGCGCATCCTGGTGGTGAACAACCTGTCCCGCTTCACGCAGTCGGTCCACATTCCGGCCCGGGAGGACCTGCAGGGCCTGGCGCCGGTCGAGCTGTCCGGCCAGTCCGCGTTCCCGCCCATCGACAACGACGACTATCACCTGACCGTTGGCCCCCACCACTTCTACTGGTTCAAGCTCGTGCCCAAAGAGGACGTACAGCGCGACGACACCCGCCGCAGCGGCCTTCAGCCCCTCGAGGACAAAAACGGCCGCACCCGTCCGGTCCTGCCGGTCGCCGAGGGCCTGCAGAACGTACTCGTGCCCACGATGGCGCAGCGCCGCGGCCCCGAACAGATCGAGGCCCTCCTCCCCGAGTTTATCAACGAGCAGCGCTGGTTCGGCGGCAAGGGCGAGGGCATCGAAGGGGTCGAGGTCGAGGACGCGGTGCGCCTCCAGAGCGACCCCGTGGTCTACCTGTCGGTGCTCCGGGTCGACCTGCCGGAGGACACGTCGTTTTACACCCTCCCCCTGATGGCGGCCCCCGAGCCGGAGGCCCCCGACATTCTCGACGAACACCCGAACGCCACCCTGGCGTGGCTGGAGGTGGACGACACCGAAGAGCGTCGGCTCGTCTACGACGCCACGGTCAACCCTCAGTTCTGGGCCACCCTCTTCCGCTGGTGGCAGCGGGGCGGCACCGGCCGCTCGCTGAAAGGCCTCTATACGGCCGAGCCGTCCGAGGCGATGGGCAACGAGCCCCCCCACGACGTGCGCCTCTTTACCGGCGAGCAGAGCAACACCTCGGCCATCGTCAACAACGACTACTTCCTCAAGCTCTACCGCCGCCTGGAGGAGGGCCCCAACCCCGAGAAAGAGCTCCTGGAGCACCTTACAGACGTCGAGTTTACGTTTTCGCCCCGGCTCCACGGCACGCTCCACTTTCGGCGCCGCCGCCGCCAGTACACCCTGGGCGTGCTTCAGGAAGCCCTCGCGGTGGATGCCGACGCCTGGAGCTACGCCCTCTCCTGCACGACCACCTTCCTCGACCGCGTCGAAAATTCGCCGTTCCCGCACGAGCAGGCCAAAAACACGGGCCCGTCGGCGGATGGCCCGCACTGGACGGCGGACCGCTTCTCGGAGGCGACCGTGCCGGTGTGGCTCGAAGACCTGGCCCCCGAGTTGATCTCGTTCGCGCGGACGCTCGGGGTGCGCACCGCCGAGATGCACCACGCGCTGGCTCGGGCCGGGGGCGACGACATGCGCCCCATCGAGGCACCGACGGACGCGGGGGCGGAGCTGGGCGCGCGCATCCGGACCGAGATGGAAGAGACCCGCGCACTTCTGGATCGGCAGCCGGACCCCGCTTCCGGGCACGTGCCGTCCGACCCGGCGTGGAGGGCGGCCCGCGATCGCCTCGCCCCCCTCAACGACGTGCCCGGAACCCACGACCGCATCCGGATCCATGGCGACTATCACCTCGGCCAGCTTCTGCGGGCCGAGGGCGACATCTATGTCCTCGACTTCGAAGGCGAGCCGACCCGCCCCCTCGAAGAGCGGCGGCGGCGCAAGAATGCACTGCGCGACGTCGCGGGCATGCTTCGATCCCTGGAGTACGCCGTTCTCGCGTCCTGGCAGGATCACGCCGACGTGGACCCGGACTACGAGCCGTGGATCGACGCGCTGCTCTACTGGACGGAGACCACCTTCCTCGACGCCTACGCCGACACGACCGGCGACGCCGCCTTCCTTCCGGCCGCCCCCGCCCGCTACTCGTTCCTCTGGGCCTTCCTGCTCGACAAGGCCCTCTACGAGGTCCGCTACGAGCTCCACCACCGTCCCGATTGGGCCTGGCTTCCGCTGCACGGCCTCCACCGCCTGCTCGCCCCTCGGGACGCGACCGCCTCCGACCCCCTCGACGCCTGA
- a CDS encoding Gfo/Idh/MocA family protein has protein sequence MVTGFPEKSPRWQRRYDFPGSNVYSYDTLPEISNNAALDEVYVVTPPGFHARDAIRAAEAGKHVWCEKPMAMTASECRAVIDAAEKNGG, from the coding sequence ATTGTCACCGGCTTCCCGGAGAAGAGTCCGAGGTGGCAGCGACGGTACGACTTTCCGGGCTCGAATGTCTACAGCTACGACACGCTGCCCGAGATTTCCAACAACGCCGCCCTCGATGAGGTGTATGTCGTGACCCCGCCGGGCTTCCATGCGCGGGACGCCATCAGGGCCGCCGAGGCCGGGAAGCACGTCTGGTGCGAGAAGCCGATGGCCATGACCGCGAGCGAGTGTCGCGCCGTGATCGACGCCGCCGAGAAGAATGGGGGCTAG
- a CDS encoding carboxypeptidase-like regulatory domain-containing protein has translation MRYTFFGHLCGQLCSDCQEDLAHATLRLYRPKDGDDQVVARATADTKHTHQILDAAEAEQKADRLLVEAGLDSEGRFNVVLGEEVDYDGEAIEADVYLESVPGRPEGTEAGPLQVSITTLQPQWRKGEEGARFGWEYCIPERFWCQVRGQFGAWTICGDVTLCETDAPVEGVTVIAFDRDWIQDDEVGIATTDGNGRFRIDYLQQDFEPGTVIDVELVGGPDLYFRVETPAGQPLLSEDPSEGRRSSRENAGPCFCVDLCLDEEPDDPDPEVYPAFTHVGGYDFQTDIDSGPAGTGETVRGGRAFHRTLRLNGIMSKTLNGNPLEYKFQYRERGASSWKNVTPSQLRKTKIGALEKVDTSVSPPRISTKDYVVGGTPDPDEVAVTPNGNWIPMPQKSGVFGGDGSFVPNHNQVQLDSRTLGTFTPAVDLTGIDAGDSAEAPSGVSLVQNKHFEIRMLVRENPPNSSPSAPTEVGHLEKIAVNNRPYDYVRHPNWMSQQIDDGLAVAMVNLKELGSGGCEGIQDTLNVRFTAAHPNLGNVSIRIDGPGGPYRVSPAPSDPNVNGSRDENLHGSVDFQRISGGKKVEELENCAYNVTLSVGVLLTNGDAVPSNRHDQIAFCKG, from the coding sequence ATGCGATACACGTTTTTCGGACACCTCTGCGGACAACTCTGTTCGGACTGTCAGGAGGACCTGGCACACGCTACCCTTCGGCTCTACCGACCCAAAGACGGGGACGATCAAGTCGTCGCCCGTGCGACCGCGGACACCAAGCACACGCATCAGATTCTCGATGCGGCGGAGGCAGAACAAAAGGCGGATCGTCTCCTGGTCGAGGCGGGCCTCGACTCGGAGGGCCGCTTCAACGTCGTGCTCGGCGAGGAGGTCGACTACGACGGGGAGGCCATCGAGGCAGACGTGTACCTCGAATCGGTCCCCGGGAGGCCGGAGGGCACGGAGGCAGGCCCGCTGCAGGTGAGCATCACCACCCTCCAGCCCCAGTGGCGCAAGGGCGAAGAGGGGGCTCGATTTGGCTGGGAGTACTGCATTCCCGAGCGGTTCTGGTGCCAGGTTCGGGGGCAGTTCGGGGCCTGGACGATCTGCGGGGACGTAACCCTCTGCGAGACGGACGCCCCCGTGGAGGGCGTGACGGTCATTGCGTTCGATCGGGACTGGATTCAGGACGATGAGGTCGGGATTGCGACCACCGACGGCAATGGTCGCTTCCGCATCGACTATTTGCAGCAGGACTTCGAGCCCGGCACCGTGATCGACGTTGAACTGGTGGGCGGGCCGGACCTCTACTTTCGGGTGGAGACGCCGGCCGGACAGCCCCTGCTCTCCGAAGACCCGTCCGAGGGACGAAGGAGCAGCCGGGAGAACGCCGGGCCCTGCTTCTGTGTGGACCTCTGCCTCGACGAGGAGCCCGACGACCCGGATCCTGAAGTCTACCCGGCCTTCACCCACGTGGGCGGGTACGACTTTCAGACGGACATCGACAGCGGCCCGGCAGGCACGGGGGAGACAGTGCGCGGCGGACGGGCCTTCCACCGCACCCTCCGACTGAATGGGATCATGTCGAAGACCCTAAACGGAAACCCCCTGGAGTACAAGTTTCAGTACCGAGAGCGAGGGGCGTCGTCCTGGAAGAACGTGACGCCCTCTCAGCTCCGCAAGACGAAGATTGGGGCGCTCGAAAAGGTGGACACTTCTGTCTCGCCCCCGCGCATCAGCACCAAAGATTACGTCGTGGGGGGAACACCTGACCCCGATGAAGTGGCCGTTACTCCCAACGGGAACTGGATCCCGATGCCCCAGAAGTCGGGGGTTTTTGGTGGGGATGGGTCGTTCGTGCCGAATCACAACCAGGTCCAACTGGACTCCCGGACGCTGGGGACGTTCACGCCCGCGGTCGACCTGACTGGCATCGACGCGGGGGACAGTGCCGAGGCCCCCTCCGGGGTGTCCCTCGTACAGAACAAGCATTTCGAGATCCGGATGCTCGTTCGGGAAAACCCTCCGAACTCGAGTCCCAGTGCGCCTACGGAGGTGGGCCACCTTGAAAAGATTGCGGTCAACAATCGGCCCTACGACTATGTCCGCCATCCCAATTGGATGAGTCAGCAGATTGACGACGGGCTCGCCGTGGCGATGGTCAATCTGAAGGAACTGGGCAGCGGTGGGTGCGAGGGCATTCAGGACACCCTGAACGTGCGCTTCACCGCGGCCCACCCGAACCTGGGAAACGTCAGCATCCGGATTGACGGGCCCGGCGGTCCCTACCGCGTGTCGCCGGCCCCCAGTGATCCGAACGTGAACGGGAGCCGGGACGAAAACCTGCACGGGTCCGTCGACTTTCAACGCATTTCTGGCGGCAAAAAGGTCGAGGAATTGGAAAACTGCGCCTACAACGTGACCCTCTCCGTGGGGGTATTGCTCACGAACGGCGATGCCGTGCCGAGCAACCGCCACGATCAGATTGCATTCTGCAAAGGGTAG
- the glgX gene encoding glycogen debranching protein GlgX — MQLWPVGLIVPGVCGPIFVVHIERCRLLCAFELSLCCMDASPPSSIDTNPQNRGDRHIQPGKPYPRGATWDGIGVNFALHSAHADRVELLLFEDADAPEPAVTFELPEHTGPIWHGYVTNVRPGQLYGYRVYGPYDPANGHRFNPNKVLLDPYAKAIGRPLRWDDSLFGYDVDAEGDDRSFNTQDSAPHAPLAAVVEETFAWGNDQSPEIPWQDTLIYETHVKGMTQKHPDVPERLRGTYLGMASEPVLDHLKTLGVTTVQLLPVHAKLHRRELLRKGLREYWGYNTLSYFAPEPEYAANGPTSAVRDFKMMVRALHDAGLEVIIDVVYNHTCEGNQMGPTLSWRGVDNRTYYKLNPDDERYYMDYTGTGNTLDPGDSYVLQMIMDSLRYWVTEMHVDGFRFDLASALARELYDVDMLGSFFKVVQQDPVLSQVKLIAEPWDVGPGGYQVGSFPWQWAEWNGRYRDTIRRFWRGDRGMNGDVATRVTGSSDLYERSGRRPFASINFVTAHDGFTLQDLVSYERKHNEENKEGNEDGHDDNHSTNCGVEGPTTDPEVIERRERRKRSIMATLLLSQGVPMILGGDELSHTRRGNNNPYCQDNEISWYDWTLDEREQKFLAFVQRLTAFRQEHPSFRRRHFLDPVDESDGSGDVLWWHPDGREITDGDWHDEGLHAFGYLLRGQNLAPDSKGRPRTDDAFLVLMNQGGAPVEVEVPAETNELDDVHCVAWHVVPELAEFLDDPGPVEPGGVLTLRPHRLLVLRAEQ; from the coding sequence ATGCAACTGTGGCCGGTTGGGCTCATTGTACCCGGGGTCTGCGGCCCGATTTTTGTGGTTCACATTGAGCGCTGCAGACTGCTCTGCGCTTTTGAGTTGTCCCTGTGCTGTATGGACGCGTCCCCTCCCTCATCGATCGACACGAACCCGCAGAATCGGGGCGACCGTCACATCCAACCCGGCAAGCCCTATCCACGGGGGGCTACGTGGGACGGCATCGGCGTCAACTTTGCCCTGCACAGCGCCCACGCCGACCGGGTTGAACTGCTTCTCTTTGAGGACGCGGACGCCCCCGAGCCGGCCGTCACGTTCGAGCTGCCGGAGCACACCGGTCCCATCTGGCACGGCTACGTCACGAACGTGCGTCCCGGACAGCTCTACGGCTATCGCGTCTACGGCCCCTACGACCCGGCGAACGGGCATCGGTTCAACCCCAACAAGGTGCTGCTCGACCCCTACGCGAAGGCCATCGGGCGCCCCCTCCGCTGGGACGACAGCCTCTTCGGCTACGACGTGGACGCGGAGGGGGACGACCGTTCGTTTAACACGCAGGACAGTGCCCCCCACGCCCCCCTCGCGGCGGTGGTGGAGGAGACCTTCGCCTGGGGCAACGACCAGTCCCCCGAGATCCCGTGGCAGGATACCCTCATCTACGAGACGCACGTGAAGGGGATGACCCAGAAGCACCCGGACGTGCCCGAACGGCTGCGGGGCACGTACCTGGGAATGGCGTCCGAGCCGGTGCTCGATCACCTCAAGACCCTCGGCGTCACTACGGTGCAGCTCCTGCCGGTGCACGCCAAGCTGCATCGCCGGGAGTTGCTCCGGAAGGGCCTCCGGGAATATTGGGGGTACAACACCCTTTCCTACTTCGCGCCGGAGCCGGAGTACGCCGCCAACGGCCCGACGAGCGCGGTGCGTGACTTCAAGATGATGGTCCGTGCCCTGCACGACGCGGGGCTCGAGGTCATCATCGACGTCGTGTACAACCACACCTGCGAGGGCAACCAGATGGGCCCCACGCTCTCGTGGCGGGGCGTGGACAACCGGACCTACTACAAGCTCAACCCCGACGACGAGCGCTACTACATGGACTACACCGGAACGGGCAATACGCTCGACCCCGGCGACTCGTACGTCCTGCAGATGATCATGGACAGCCTGCGCTACTGGGTGACGGAGATGCACGTCGACGGCTTCCGGTTCGACCTGGCCTCGGCCCTGGCGCGCGAACTGTACGACGTGGACATGCTCGGCTCCTTCTTCAAGGTGGTCCAGCAGGACCCGGTGCTGAGCCAGGTCAAGCTGATTGCGGAACCCTGGGACGTGGGGCCCGGCGGCTACCAGGTCGGGTCGTTCCCGTGGCAGTGGGCCGAGTGGAACGGCCGCTACCGCGACACCATCCGCCGCTTCTGGCGGGGCGACCGCGGGATGAACGGCGACGTGGCCACCCGGGTCACCGGCTCCAGCGACCTCTACGAGCGGTCGGGCCGCCGCCCGTTCGCGTCCATCAACTTCGTGACGGCCCACGACGGCTTTACGCTGCAGGACCTCGTGAGCTACGAGCGGAAGCACAACGAGGAGAACAAGGAGGGCAACGAGGACGGCCACGACGACAACCACTCGACGAACTGCGGGGTGGAAGGCCCCACCACCGATCCGGAGGTGATCGAGCGCCGCGAGCGGCGCAAGCGCAGCATCATGGCCACGCTCCTGCTGTCGCAGGGCGTGCCCATGATTTTGGGCGGGGATGAGCTGTCCCACACCCGTCGGGGCAACAACAACCCCTACTGCCAAGACAACGAGATCAGCTGGTACGACTGGACCCTCGACGAACGCGAGCAGAAGTTCCTCGCGTTCGTGCAGCGACTCACGGCGTTCCGGCAGGAGCATCCGAGCTTCCGGCGACGGCATTTTCTGGACCCGGTCGACGAGTCGGACGGCTCCGGCGACGTGCTCTGGTGGCACCCCGACGGCCGTGAGATCACGGACGGAGACTGGCACGACGAGGGCCTGCACGCCTTCGGGTACCTGCTCCGTGGGCAGAACCTGGCGCCCGACTCGAAGGGCCGCCCCCGCACCGACGACGCGTTCCTGGTGCTCATGAACCAGGGCGGGGCGCCGGTCGAGGTTGAGGTGCCGGCGGAAACCAACGAGCTCGACGATGTGCACTGCGTGGCCTGGCACGTGGTGCCGGAGCTGGCCGAGTTTCTGGACGATCCGGGCCCCGTCGAGCCGGGGGGCGTCCTGACGCTGCGTCCCCATCGACTGCTGGTGCTTCGGGCGGAGCAGTAG
- a CDS encoding alpha-1,4-glucan--maltose-1-phosphate maltosyltransferase, with product MPKSWSRVVISSVAPAIDGGQWPIKRAVGEQVEVTAGVLVDSHDALAVELVVRHASEETEHVTRMPHVENDAYAGAFEVSAPGRYLYRVRAWINRFATWQDQFRRRVEGGEPPSEIESELTAGASLLRAAAEHAPEDDREMLTAHIEAFADGNAEAALGDEIAELVRRHAPHHQQTSSATYEVLVDPERARTGAWYEFFPRSARDDDEHATLDEAAERLPRIQEMGFDIVYLPPIHPIGETNRKGPDDAPEAGPDDPGSPWAIGGFLADGSKGGHKSVHPKLGGIEAFDRFVETAHDLGLEVALDVAFQCSPDHPYVEEHPEWFYHRPDGSLRYAENPPKKYKDVHPINFETEAWPALWQELKSVFEYWIDHGVTTFRVDNPHTKPFAFWQWCLRELRADTPELVVLSEAFTRPKTMYHLAKLGFNNSYTYFTWRNTPDALEAYGEELFHTEAAEYFRPNFWPNTPDILHDELVDGGRPAHKSRFVLAATMSSTYGVYGPPFEHVDTQQRESKEEYARNEKYELRTWDWNDPTSLQPFMARVNRLRNENPALQQMRSIRFLDTQHPDLIAYSKAAGDNLIVVVVSLNPHSECEGQLVLPPHDLGLPADEAFSAHDLLHDAHYTWQGTHHYLRLSPDRPAHIFRLEPAGTSEQTHAAYDRLVHA from the coding sequence ATGCCCAAGTCTTGGTCCCGGGTCGTCATCTCATCGGTGGCCCCCGCCATTGACGGCGGGCAGTGGCCCATCAAGCGGGCCGTGGGGGAGCAGGTAGAGGTAACCGCCGGCGTCCTGGTGGACAGCCACGACGCCCTGGCCGTCGAGCTCGTGGTCCGCCACGCGAGCGAGGAGACGGAGCACGTCACCCGCATGCCCCACGTCGAAAACGACGCGTACGCCGGCGCCTTCGAGGTGTCGGCCCCCGGCCGCTACCTGTACCGCGTGCGGGCCTGGATCAACCGCTTCGCCACGTGGCAGGACCAATTTCGACGCCGGGTGGAGGGGGGCGAGCCGCCGTCCGAGATTGAGAGCGAGCTGACCGCCGGGGCGTCGCTGCTTCGGGCGGCCGCCGAACACGCCCCCGAGGACGACCGGGAGATGCTGACGGCCCACATCGAGGCCTTCGCGGACGGCAACGCGGAGGCGGCCCTCGGGGACGAGATCGCCGAGCTCGTACGCCGCCACGCGCCCCACCACCAGCAGACGAGCAGCGCGACCTACGAGGTGCTCGTGGACCCGGAGCGCGCCCGCACCGGCGCGTGGTACGAGTTCTTCCCGCGCTCCGCCCGGGACGACGACGAGCACGCCACGCTCGACGAGGCCGCCGAGCGCCTGCCGCGCATCCAGGAGATGGGCTTCGACATCGTCTACCTTCCCCCGATCCACCCCATCGGCGAAACGAACCGGAAGGGCCCGGACGATGCCCCCGAGGCCGGCCCCGACGATCCGGGCAGCCCGTGGGCCATCGGCGGCTTTCTGGCGGACGGCTCGAAGGGGGGGCACAAGAGCGTCCACCCCAAGCTGGGCGGCATCGAGGCGTTCGACCGGTTCGTCGAGACGGCCCACGACCTGGGCCTGGAGGTCGCCCTCGACGTCGCGTTCCAGTGCTCCCCCGACCACCCCTACGTCGAGGAGCACCCCGAGTGGTTCTACCACCGCCCGGACGGCTCCCTCCGCTACGCCGAAAACCCACCGAAGAAGTACAAGGACGTCCACCCCATCAACTTCGAGACGGAGGCGTGGCCCGCGCTCTGGCAGGAGCTGAAGAGCGTCTTCGAGTACTGGATTGACCACGGCGTCACGACCTTTCGCGTGGACAACCCGCACACCAAGCCGTTTGCCTTCTGGCAGTGGTGCCTGCGCGAACTCCGCGCGGACACCCCCGAGCTCGTCGTCCTATCGGAGGCCTTCACCCGGCCGAAGACAATGTACCACCTCGCCAAGCTCGGCTTCAACAACTCCTACACCTACTTCACCTGGCGCAACACCCCCGACGCGCTCGAAGCGTACGGCGAGGAGCTGTTCCACACCGAGGCGGCCGAATACTTCCGCCCCAACTTCTGGCCCAACACGCCCGACATCCTACACGACGAGCTGGTCGACGGGGGGCGCCCCGCCCACAAGAGTCGGTTCGTGCTCGCGGCGACGATGTCCAGCACCTACGGCGTCTACGGCCCGCCCTTCGAGCACGTGGACACCCAGCAGCGCGAGTCCAAGGAGGAGTACGCCCGGAACGAGAAGTACGAACTCCGCACCTGGGACTGGAACGACCCCACCTCGCTGCAGCCGTTCATGGCGCGGGTGAACCGCCTCCGCAACGAAAACCCCGCCCTGCAACAGATGCGGTCGATTCGGTTCCTCGACACGCAGCACCCGGACCTGATCGCCTACAGCAAGGCCGCCGGGGACAACCTGATCGTCGTGGTCGTAAGCCTCAATCCCCACAGCGAGTGCGAGGGCCAGCTCGTGCTGCCCCCCCACGACCTCGGCCTGCCGGCCGACGAGGCCTTCTCCGCCCACGACCTCCTGCACGACGCCCACTACACCTGGCAGGGGACTCACCACTACCTCCGCCTTTCCCCCGACCGGCCCGCACACATTTTTCGGCTCGAACCGGCCGGCACGAGCGAGCAGACGCACGCCGCCTACGATCGCCTCGTGCACGCATAA